Proteins co-encoded in one bacterium genomic window:
- a CDS encoding MFS transporter translates to MTEPEATSIHRPPNEPAEPDLLSFRALAAVVFQGAFSSTFFRFFLWFAAGAEIGRAGSGSFSLALAVGLPWLVFSILAGQWADRVSKRRVIIATKLLEVVAGLAGAFLFLAGQTWLALGVLGLLAAVGTLSDPAKYGLLPELLPARRLSWANGWVDSLWFLAGAFGVIVGELASSRFADQLWIPTFALAVLAGVGLLISLGIDKLPPAAPDEAPSFFPMARLRRHIDEIRTTPGLFWSIGGIAVWWAVTAIALQAAVQYGSQSVSTFDAVRVLLAVATGLALGCYVTGRISRQKIEVGVVPLGGFGMAISALAVFFLPHYEFWFVVSAASYGFFSASFAIPLKAFIQHAARPDSRAGIIGFMNAIATLAVGAGLLLYVLLTKTFDFSAYHIYLSLGIFELVLSGIVIAVIPGAGLRFILFVFANTIYKTRVVGRENIPEKGGALFVCNHMSFADALLIISAMDRPIRMLLFEEIYHHPLVKPFAKLSRSIPVSDRMGPRELLTAFHTASEAINDGDLVGIFAEGQITRTGQLLPFRRGLERIMKDVDAPIIPMHLDRVWGSLLSFSNQRWLLKLPKRIPWPVTISYGEPMPATATSTEVRQAVLDLASDAWQHRKEDAPMLHRDAFVSGRRHPFSKWMADINAPNGIPRWKFLTGVVALAHVLRSEWQGQKMVGICLPPSIAGAMVNVAALLMGKVPVNMNYTASAEILKNIAEQCELETVITSRAFLQKLPLELPGRIIHAEDLRKRINGSARLRAMMEAMFLPIVRLERNLGAPSHRSVDDMAGIIFSSGSTGNPKGVMLSHWNIYSNIEAIGQLFSLTKKDAILGILPFFHSFGFTATLFMPLCLGIGVAYHPNPLDAKSIGEIVERHAVTFMVATPTFLQSYTRRIQPSQFGSLQVVVTGAEKLREGVAKAFQERFGIRPYEGYGCTECSPVVAVNTNDFRAPGMYQLGFKPGKIGHPLPGVSLRIVDPASHMELPLGEEGLMLVKGPNVMMGYLNQPEKTAEVIHDGWYVTGDMAKIDEDGFVEITDRLSRFSKLAGEMVPHGRVEEALHEVLDLSEMRFAVTGIPDEKKGEKLVVLHTMTDEEAKEAVDKLSKSGALPNLYIPRLADFHRIEEIPVLGTGKMDLRKIKSIALEKSGVGGQS, encoded by the coding sequence ATGACCGAACCAGAAGCCACCTCGATCCACCGACCACCGAACGAACCGGCCGAGCCCGATTTGCTCTCCTTCCGCGCATTAGCGGCGGTGGTTTTCCAGGGGGCGTTCAGTTCGACCTTCTTCCGTTTCTTCCTGTGGTTCGCGGCGGGGGCGGAGATTGGGCGGGCCGGCAGCGGCAGCTTCAGCCTCGCCCTGGCGGTGGGATTGCCATGGCTGGTTTTCTCCATCCTCGCGGGCCAGTGGGCGGACCGTGTCTCGAAGCGTCGCGTGATCATCGCGACCAAGCTCCTGGAAGTCGTCGCTGGGTTGGCAGGCGCCTTCCTCTTTCTGGCCGGCCAGACGTGGCTTGCGCTTGGGGTCCTGGGCCTGCTCGCCGCCGTGGGGACTCTATCGGATCCCGCGAAGTACGGCCTACTACCGGAGTTGCTTCCGGCTCGCCGGCTCTCCTGGGCGAATGGCTGGGTGGACTCACTGTGGTTTCTTGCCGGAGCCTTCGGCGTCATTGTTGGCGAACTTGCTTCGAGTCGCTTTGCCGACCAGCTTTGGATTCCAACATTCGCCCTTGCCGTCCTGGCGGGAGTTGGCCTTCTCATCAGTCTGGGAATCGATAAGCTGCCGCCGGCAGCACCGGACGAGGCGCCATCCTTCTTCCCAATGGCGCGCCTGCGTCGGCACATCGACGAGATTCGAACAACACCCGGCTTGTTCTGGTCCATCGGCGGAATTGCCGTCTGGTGGGCGGTGACAGCGATCGCGTTGCAGGCAGCCGTTCAGTATGGCAGCCAGAGTGTCTCCACGTTTGACGCGGTTCGTGTCCTGCTTGCCGTCGCGACGGGCCTGGCGCTCGGATGCTACGTGACGGGGCGAATCTCTCGCCAGAAGATCGAGGTCGGCGTCGTTCCACTCGGCGGATTCGGGATGGCGATTTCGGCGCTGGCAGTCTTCTTCCTGCCGCATTACGAGTTCTGGTTCGTCGTCAGTGCGGCATCCTATGGGTTCTTCTCGGCCTCCTTTGCGATTCCCTTGAAGGCTTTCATCCAGCACGCCGCCCGGCCGGATTCGCGTGCCGGAATTATTGGCTTCATGAACGCCATCGCCACCTTGGCGGTTGGGGCGGGTCTGTTGCTGTACGTTCTTCTGACAAAGACATTCGATTTCTCGGCTTATCACATCTACTTGTCGCTCGGGATCTTCGAGCTGGTTTTGTCCGGGATCGTAATCGCCGTGATTCCCGGCGCCGGCCTGCGCTTCATTCTGTTTGTCTTCGCCAATACGATCTATAAGACGCGTGTCGTCGGTCGGGAGAACATCCCGGAGAAAGGCGGCGCCCTCTTCGTCTGTAATCACATGAGCTTTGCCGATGCGCTGCTGATCATATCAGCGATGGATCGGCCGATCCGCATGTTGCTCTTCGAGGAAATCTACCACCATCCCCTCGTGAAGCCGTTCGCGAAGCTCTCTCGCTCGATCCCCGTTTCCGATCGCATGGGGCCGCGGGAACTCCTGACGGCTTTCCATACCGCTTCCGAAGCCATCAACGACGGCGATCTCGTCGGGATTTTTGCCGAAGGCCAGATCACGCGCACGGGACAGTTGCTGCCGTTCCGGCGCGGCCTCGAGCGTATCATGAAGGACGTCGACGCGCCGATCATCCCAATGCATCTAGATCGAGTGTGGGGGAGTCTCCTCAGTTTCAGCAACCAGCGCTGGCTGCTGAAATTGCCGAAGCGCATTCCCTGGCCGGTGACGATCAGTTACGGTGAGCCGATGCCAGCCACCGCGACGTCGACGGAAGTTCGCCAGGCGGTGCTCGATCTCGCATCCGATGCTTGGCAGCACCGAAAAGAGGACGCACCGATGCTGCATCGAGACGCGTTTGTCTCTGGCCGGCGGCATCCGTTCTCGAAATGGATGGCGGACATCAATGCGCCAAATGGGATTCCCCGCTGGAAGTTCCTGACCGGCGTCGTGGCGCTCGCGCATGTTCTGCGCAGCGAGTGGCAGGGGCAGAAGATGGTTGGCATTTGTCTGCCGCCCTCAATCGCCGGCGCGATGGTGAACGTCGCGGCGCTCCTGATGGGCAAAGTGCCCGTGAATATGAACTACACCGCCTCTGCGGAGATCCTCAAGAACATCGCGGAACAGTGCGAACTGGAGACGGTGATCACATCGCGCGCGTTCCTTCAGAAGCTCCCGTTGGAACTGCCCGGGCGCATCATACATGCGGAAGACCTGCGCAAGCGCATCAATGGCAGCGCCCGTCTTCGCGCGATGATGGAGGCGATGTTCCTTCCGATCGTACGGCTCGAACGAAACCTTGGGGCGCCGAGCCATCGCTCCGTCGACGATATGGCTGGCATCATCTTCTCCAGCGGCAGCACCGGCAACCCGAAGGGCGTGATGCTGTCGCACTGGAACATCTACTCCAACATCGAGGCCATCGGCCAGCTCTTCTCGTTGACGAAGAAGGACGCGATTCTCGGCATTCTGCCGTTCTTCCATTCGTTTGGATTTACGGCGACGTTGTTCATGCCGCTCTGCCTGGGAATCGGCGTCGCGTATCATCCGAACCCGTTGGACGCGAAGAGCATCGGAGAGATTGTGGAACGACACGCCGTCACGTTCATGGTCGCCACGCCAACGTTCCTGCAAAGCTACACGCGGCGCATTCAACCCTCTCAGTTCGGTTCGCTTCAAGTTGTCGTGACCGGCGCAGAGAAACTCCGCGAAGGCGTGGCGAAGGCGTTCCAAGAACGCTTTGGCATCCGACCCTACGAAGGCTACGGCTGCACCGAATGCTCGCCCGTTGTTGCCGTTAACACCAACGACTTCCGCGCGCCGGGCATGTACCAGTTGGGCTTCAAACCTGGCAAGATCGGCCATCCGTTGCCCGGCGTCAGCCTCCGGATCGTCGATCCGGCATCTCACATGGAACTCCCCCTGGGCGAGGAAGGGCTGATGCTCGTGAAGGGTCCCAACGTCATGATGGGGTACTTGAACCAGCCAGAAAAGACCGCCGAAGTGATTCACGACGGTTGGTATGTGACCGGAGACATGGCGAAGATCGACGAGGACGGGTTTGTCGAGATTACCGATCGCCTCTCCCGGTTCAGCAAGCTGGCCGGCGAGATGGTTCCGCACGGGCGCGTTGAGGAAGCACTGCACGAAGTGCTGGACTTGAGCGAAATGCGCTTCGCCGTCACCGGCATACCGGACGAGAAAAAGGGCGAGAAGCTGGTCGTTCTCCACACCATGACCGACGAGGAAGCGAAGGAGGCCGTGGACAAACTCTCCAAGAGCGGTGCACTGCCAAACCTCTACATCCCTCGCCTGGCGGATTTCCATCGCATCGAAGAGATTCCTGTCCTCGGAACCGGCAAGATGGACTTGCGGAAGATCAAGTCGATTGCGCTGGAGAAGTCCGGTGTGGGCGGGCAGTCTTAG
- a CDS encoding sigma-54 dependent transcriptional regulator: protein MIKLLIAEDEERMRRLLGMLLGGDKFDLQLAADGEEALQKFEETSPDLVITDLRMPKMSGTDLIKAIRERQPDVPVIVITAFGSIESAVEAMQAGATDYITKPFEEARIRLAIEHALAARELMMENRVLRSELRSRYAFDNIIAEDRKTLQVLDLARQVAAASTTVMIYGESGAGKEMVTRAIHESSPRSRGPFIALNCAAIPDTLLESELFGHEKGSFTGATEAKKGRFEMAHGGTLFLDEIGEMAAALQAKVLRALETQEFERVGGTRTIKADIRFIAATNKNLKQRVAKGEFRDDLFYRLNVFPIVIPALRERPDDIIPLTEHFLARFAREMGKKPPRITPEAEEVLLGHQWMGNVRELQNVIERAMILLAGEELTIDLLHIDALEGLESMDRATAEYQRVGPSLGPRRGATPVPLRRTDDEESDEDDSGEEGGESIASRLGRSRWHPFRIPEIGFSLETHEKELIEQALERTRYNKTAAAKLLGLTRATLRYRLEKYDIGKAPDSTDEED, encoded by the coding sequence ATGATTAAGCTGCTGATTGCCGAAGATGAAGAGAGAATGCGCCGGCTGCTGGGCATGTTGTTGGGCGGCGACAAGTTCGATCTTCAACTCGCCGCCGACGGCGAAGAAGCCCTGCAGAAATTCGAGGAAACCAGTCCGGATCTCGTGATTACGGACCTTCGCATGCCGAAGATGTCCGGCACGGATCTGATCAAGGCGATCCGCGAACGTCAGCCCGACGTTCCGGTAATCGTGATTACTGCCTTCGGCAGCATCGAATCTGCCGTCGAAGCGATGCAGGCCGGTGCGACGGATTACATTACCAAGCCATTCGAGGAAGCTCGCATTCGCCTGGCGATCGAGCACGCGTTGGCTGCTCGCGAACTGATGATGGAGAACCGCGTTCTTCGCAGCGAACTGCGCAGCCGGTACGCCTTCGACAATATCATCGCCGAAGATCGCAAGACACTTCAGGTCCTCGATCTCGCCCGTCAGGTCGCGGCGGCCTCGACGACCGTGATGATCTACGGCGAATCCGGCGCCGGTAAGGAAATGGTCACGCGCGCGATTCACGAATCTTCACCACGCAGTCGAGGACCGTTCATCGCACTGAACTGCGCCGCGATTCCGGACACTTTGCTTGAGAGCGAACTGTTCGGCCACGAGAAGGGGTCCTTCACGGGGGCAACCGAGGCCAAGAAGGGGCGCTTCGAGATGGCCCACGGCGGCACGTTGTTCCTGGATGAGATCGGCGAGATGGCGGCGGCGCTGCAGGCAAAGGTTCTGCGCGCGCTGGAGACGCAGGAGTTCGAGCGCGTCGGCGGCACGCGGACGATCAAGGCGGACATTCGCTTCATCGCGGCGACGAACAAGAACCTGAAGCAGCGCGTCGCGAAGGGGGAGTTCCGCGACGATCTCTTCTACCGCCTCAACGTCTTCCCCATCGTGATTCCCGCGCTGCGCGAACGCCCCGATGACATCATTCCGCTGACGGAGCACTTCCTGGCGCGGTTCGCCCGCGAGATGGGCAAGAAGCCCCCGCGTATCACGCCTGAAGCCGAAGAGGTCCTGCTCGGGCATCAGTGGATGGGCAACGTGCGCGAACTGCAGAACGTCATCGAGCGCGCGATGATCCTGCTGGCCGGCGAAGAACTGACCATCGATTTGCTGCATATCGATGCGCTTGAGGGCCTCGAATCCATGGATCGCGCGACCGCCGAGTACCAACGTGTGGGCCCATCGCTCGGGCCGCGCCGAGGCGCCACGCCGGTTCCTCTGCGTCGCACGGATGACGAGGAGAGTGACGAGGACGATTCGGGCGAAGAGGGAGGCGAGAGCATCGCATCCCGGCTCGGACGCTCGCGCTGGCATCCGTTCCGAATCCCCGAAATCGGCTTCAGTCTCGAAACGCACGAAAAAGAACTCATCGAGCAGGCGCTTGAGCGGACGCGCTACAACAAGACCGCCGCGGCCAAGCTCCTGGGCCTGACGCGCGCCACGCTACGCTATCGCCTGGAGAAGTACGACATCGGCAAGGCTCCAGACAGCACCGACGAGGAAGACTGA
- a CDS encoding winged helix-turn-helix transcriptional regulator: protein MERRDSHMDLTLLSRLVHHRWSLPALAELHRHGGARFVVMLHAIGLSRDSLSRTLAGLIEEGVVMKNPGYGIALRPEYILTPLGERIAPAAAEVVEELKELQAEEPCLRKWSLPALLAVARGRCRFNEIREAMPEATPRAIAAALKTLQKARLIDRRIEDSYPPTPIYEPALRVQRLADLLETLVRAGERETP, encoded by the coding sequence ATGGAGCGACGCGACAGCCACATGGATCTCACCCTTCTCAGCCGCCTTGTTCACCATCGCTGGAGCCTGCCGGCCCTGGCGGAACTGCACCGTCACGGCGGCGCACGATTCGTCGTGATGCTGCACGCCATCGGCCTTAGCCGCGATTCGCTGAGTCGAACGTTGGCGGGCCTCATCGAGGAAGGCGTTGTGATGAAGAACCCGGGCTACGGCATTGCGTTGAGACCCGAATACATCCTCACGCCCTTGGGGGAACGGATCGCTCCGGCTGCAGCAGAGGTCGTCGAAGAACTGAAGGAGTTGCAGGCTGAGGAACCGTGCCTGCGCAAGTGGTCTCTGCCAGCGCTTCTGGCTGTGGCGCGGGGCCGGTGCCGATTCAACGAAATCCGCGAGGCCATGCCCGAAGCCACACCGCGCGCCATCGCCGCTGCATTGAAGACGCTGCAGAAGGCCAGGTTGATCGATCGGAGAATCGAGGACTCCTATCCGCCGACGCCAATCTATGAACCAGCATTGCGAGTCCAGCGCCTGGCGGACTTACTTGAGACTCTCGTACGGGCGGGTGAACGCGAAACGCCCTGA
- a CDS encoding tetratricopeptide repeat protein → MAKIKISKEELQHDEIMETSEKTIRWIKENLTAVLIGIAVFVVAYSAITYYKSSKQNTLVAANDALTAAMDNYQKAVYGTEWASAERTQQLTAVAEKAQEVEDQYSGTPIARQALFLQGNAYYQAGDDIAVSVSSGEAENTQKAIEIFTRYAAEADNAFDRAKGNLALGYANENAFFLTNQDSFYNNAQAAYDQVVADEDAGFMRYEAMLAKGRLYEFQGQDQKAIELYREIMEARYEPLPSPDETENPNRKALLQLRGQLNTFSLAGTARVRLQALGVDVADEYPTFEKATDDSES, encoded by the coding sequence ATGGCTAAGATCAAGATCTCCAAAGAAGAACTCCAGCACGATGAAATCATGGAGACCAGTGAGAAGACGATTCGCTGGATCAAAGAGAATCTGACCGCCGTGCTGATTGGAATCGCCGTCTTCGTGGTGGCTTATTCCGCGATTACCTACTACAAGTCCAGCAAGCAGAACACCCTGGTCGCTGCGAACGACGCACTCACGGCGGCGATGGATAATTACCAGAAGGCCGTTTACGGTACTGAGTGGGCTTCTGCCGAACGGACGCAGCAGTTGACCGCGGTTGCTGAGAAGGCCCAGGAAGTTGAGGATCAGTACTCGGGCACCCCGATCGCCCGCCAGGCTCTCTTCCTGCAGGGCAACGCCTACTACCAGGCGGGCGACGACATCGCCGTCTCCGTGTCCTCCGGCGAGGCCGAGAACACTCAGAAGGCAATCGAGATCTTCACGCGCTACGCCGCGGAGGCAGACAATGCCTTCGACCGTGCCAAAGGTAATCTCGCGCTGGGTTACGCAAACGAAAACGCGTTCTTCCTGACAAACCAGGATTCCTTCTACAACAACGCACAGGCTGCCTACGACCAGGTCGTTGCCGACGAGGACGCGGGTTTCATGCGCTACGAGGCCATGCTCGCCAAAGGCCGCCTGTATGAGTTCCAGGGACAGGATCAGAAGGCCATTGAGCTTTATCGCGAAATTATGGAGGCCCGCTACGAGCCGCTTCCTTCGCCCGATGAGACAGAGAATCCGAACCGCAAAGCTCTCCTGCAGTTGCGCGGCCAGTTGAATACGTTCTCGCTCGCCGGAACCGCGCGCGTTCGCCTCCAGGCCCTGGGCGTAGACGTCGCCGACGAGTATCCGACCTTCGAGAAAGCCACGGACGATTCCGAGTCCTGA
- a CDS encoding VOC family protein: MANSLNANGTVTLVFGVSNLQKSLKWYGDVLSFPVDFQVEEMGWAEVKTCVPGVTIGLSQVEHPQVRGGCTPVFGVGDIDHERGKLEALNVKFDGPTITIPDMVKLATFYDEDGNKLMLVQSLAQT, translated from the coding sequence ATGGCGAACTCCCTGAATGCGAACGGCACCGTTACACTGGTCTTCGGTGTCTCCAATCTGCAGAAGAGCCTGAAGTGGTACGGGGATGTCCTCAGCTTTCCCGTCGACTTTCAGGTGGAGGAGATGGGGTGGGCGGAGGTGAAGACATGCGTGCCGGGCGTGACGATCGGCCTGTCCCAAGTGGAGCACCCCCAGGTGCGCGGCGGGTGCACGCCGGTGTTCGGCGTGGGGGACATCGATCACGAACGCGGCAAACTGGAGGCGTTGAATGTGAAATTCGACGGCCCCACGATTACGATTCCGGACATGGTCAAGCTGGCGACGTTCTACGATGAGGATGGCAACAAGCTGATGCTGGTTCAGAGTCTCGCACAGACTTGA